The Mucilaginibacter sp. PAMB04168 genome contains the following window.
CACTTTCTATGTAATAGGCAGATCCATCAGTACCCAGGTAGGCTACTATTCCATCGGGTACTTTAAGTTGTAAATATTCCTGTGCCAGCATGCCCGAAGAAATTACTTTTTCGGGAGTTATCCGCTCAAGCCCCAGTTTGTTAAAAGATTCAGCAAGCTGTTGCGGGCTGCGTGAAGCATCATTGGTAACTATATAATAATCCTTTTGATTTTCTTCAAGATAATCAAAGGTGTTTATCATCCCCGGAACGAGCCCTTTGTAATTTTTTATAACACCGAACGAGTCAAAGAAAATTACCTGATAACGGTCAACAACACTTTTAAAATCAATAGGTAGCATAGAATATGAGCTAAAATTAGGGTTTTAGTTTGAGCGCACTCAGTAATACCTCGGCATCAAAGTCACGATCTACTGAAGGTAAATATATATCATACGCCTCCTGCTGTAGCTTTACGGCATATTGCTCGTTAAAAAAATGCTTGCCGTCTTTTATCACATAATTTAAAATGAAAAAACGATAGGCTTCTTTTAAAAAGTAAACTTCATTTATAGAAAGCGGGTTGTGCTTATGGTATTCTTCCAAAAACATAATAAAACGCTTCTCCATCATGGTGGTGACGAGGTAACTGAACACGGTACGATCGCCTGCATCAGATACAACCCGGCTGAAGAAGTAAAAATCCATCATACGGGTGCTCATTCTAAACCAGTCATAATCCCAGCGGGAGTAAAGTTCTAATTCAGGTGTAACTGAGAAGTTGCCAATGTTCCAGTCTATAAATACAGGTATTGTTTCAAAGGTGTTTGCGGCATATTTGGCCCGGCCTTTCAAATATTTATCACAATGATACCTAAGCTGGTCCGCATTGCTCCGGGTTCCGAACCTGCTTTCGTCTCGCCCTAATTGTTCCAGTAAAGTGTTGATATCCGTGCGCATTGTTTTTGACGACTTGGGCAGCACTTTGCTGGCTCTCGAACATGCTTTATGAAACTTGGCCAACTGCTGTGCAATCTTACGGATGTGATGATCTTCCAACCTGCGTGGAAGGCGTTCCATAATGCGGGTTGGGTTGTAGAAAACCACCCAGGCATCTGTACCACTTAACCGGTGGCGGTAAATATATACACGGTTATTTTTGAGTAACGATTTGGCCAGAAAGTTCTCGTATGGGTATAACAGGTTGTTAGATAAACTGTGGATAATACGGTGGTCTTCCTTAAAATATTCGTGCTTGCCAAAATTTGATAACTTGGCAATTATAATATCGTCATCCTCAAAGGTGATGCGAAATACGAAATTGGTTGATACATTGGCGCTGATGTCATCAATACTTCTGATAACTTTAGAAGCATCATAACCTTCCCAAGCTTTCCGTACAATCAGCTTACTTAATTCGTGGTCCATAATTGGTGATAACCCGTTTGGGTTAAATTATCTCAAAATATCTTTTTAATTCCCAGTCGGTAACTTGTTTACTAAATTGTCGCCATTCCCAAATACGAGTATGCGCAAAATGCTTTGTAAATGAGTTGCCAAATAACTCACGTGCAATAGCCGAGTTTTTCATGGCGGTGGCAGCCTCCAGCAAATTGGACGCGATGCTGCCGTTGCTTTTATCTAAATAGCCATTACCTTTAACAGGGGCAATGGTAAGCGGCAATTTATTTTTTATACCATATAATCCCGATGCCAGCGCAGCTGTCAAAGCCAGATAAGGGTTGGTATCGGCACCCGGAATACGGGTCTCAACACGGGTTAATGCCGACGATGAATTTAATATACGCAGGGCAGTAGTACGGTTGTCTATACCCCAGGTTATAGTAGTTGGCGCCCAAGCACCTTCAACCAGTCTTTTGTAACTGTTTATGGTTGGCGCATACATTGGCAAAATGTGCGGCAAACAATAGAGCTGACCAGCAACATAATGTTTCATGGTATCGCTCATATTATGTTCATCGGCAGGCTCATAAAATAGGTTGGTAGTTTTATCCAAACTCCATAAGCTTTGGTGCACATGGCCGCTGCAACCGGGTAGAGTTTCTGTCCACTTGGCCATGAAAGTGGCGGTGATGCCATGTTTTGATGCAATTTCCTTAACAGCATTTTTGAGCAAAGCAGCTTTATCAGCTGCGGCAACTACATGGTCATGTATAATGGCAGCCTCATAAACGCCCGGCCCCGTTTCGGTATGCAAACCCTCTAACTGGATGTCAAACTGTTCGAGCAAATTAACCAAGTCAAAATAAAAGTCGCTTTGCTGAGACGTGCGAAGTATTGAATAACCGAACATGCCTGGTGTTAACGGTTCCATATCAGCAAAGCCTTTTTGCTGTAATGATTGTGGATTCTCCTTAAAATTAAACCACTCAAATTCCTGCGCAAACTCCGGATGAAAACCAAGGGCTTGGCATTCATCAGCTATTTTTTTAAGAAGCGTGCGGGGGCAAGGTACATTGTCATTTCCCTCGCCGCTAAAATCGGCCATGAAAAACGGCATATCATCTTGCCACGGAATTGTGCGAAAAGTAGATAGGTCAATACGGCATTGTTTATCGGGATAACCGGTATGCCAGCCGGTGACATTTACGTTATCATACCCCTGGTCATTACTATCCCAACCAAACACAACATCGCAAAAACCGTAGCCTTTGTCTAGTCCTGCCTCAAATTTTTTTCTATGGATCACCTTGCCCCGCAAAATTCCATCAACATCGGCGAAGGCGAACTTTATATGATGAATATCATTCTGATTTAAATACTCCAGAATCTGTTGTTTATCCATGGGGTGGGGTAAGGTTTATACACGTGCGGCCAAGTTAGGTATTCGAGTGTGATTTTGCTAAAAAAGTTAAAAAGTAAGCCGGGTACTATTATATATAGTATTCTGCCGGTGAAAAGAGGTTTCTTTTATAACGACTATAGCTTATAGGTGGCTTTAACTAATAATAAAATCAACTTTCATCAATAGTATCCGTAAAAGCGAAATAATAATTATATTTACATGTTCGTATAAATGCCCCTAAGAAAATTTATACTATTGACTATTACTGCGCTTTATTTAACCATTGGTTATAGTAGGGCGGAGGCACCCGGTAACATCCCAACCGGTAAGGCATCTTCTGCGCTTAACATGGTCGATTTTGACAAATTGATAAAGCGCTATCGCTACTTCAAACCCGATTCAGCTATCTTCTTTGCCAATTTGGCGCTTGCACAGGCCCGTCAGCAGCATGATGATAAAAGTATAGCCAATATGCTTAATCAACTCGGGATGATTGACGACAATAAAGGCGATTTTGAGACGTCGAGACCTAAATACCTGGAAGCGCTCGCTATTCACCGTAAAACGCAAAATGCTGTTGGCGAAGCAGCCGTTATTGTGCGCTTAGGTGTGGTAGAGCTTAGAAAGGGTAACTACGACAAAGCAATAGGTTACTTTTTGCAATCATTAAAAGTAAGCGAACGCAGCCATAATACAGCTGGCCGTATGGAAGCATATTTAACACTTGCAGAAGGCTATATGGGCCAGCGCAAGTTCGACATTGCATTGAAGTATCTAAATACCGCCGAGCGCATAAACAATACTATTCCATTTTCCAATCTATCACTTAATATATATAACAACTTTGGTGTAATTTATCGTGAGCTGGGTATGCCCGCAAAGGCGAAGGCTTACCTGGAGAAAGGAATTATGCTGAGTGATGAACCGCAATATCAAGGATTGAACATTACGCTGATAAATAATTTAGCTAAAGTTTATAATAAGGAAGGTAACAAGGCGAAATCCATAGAGCTACAAATAACAGCCTTGCAAAAGGCGCGCACCATTCAAAACTACCTGCGCGAATTGCAAACATTAACCGGCCTTGCCGATACCTATGGAGCTGCTAATGCTAAACAAGCATTATATTATTATAGGCAGGCATTAAATCTTGTTGAAGATAAAGGAGCCTACAAACAGCAGATTGATATATTGGGTCGCCTGTCTGAATTATATAAGTCTGAAAAAGATTTTAAGACTGCTTTGTCAATGAAAGAGCTGCAAAACCGACTTGCAGACAGCCTGTTTTATAAGGCGATGGCCAAACAGGTGGTTAGTTTGCAGTCTGAATACCAACTATATAAATCTAAGGCTAAAGTTAATGAACTTAAGCAGGTTAACAGCAGCCAGGAACAACAGCGTAACTTCTACATCGGCCTAACTGTTGCAAGCATACTTACCTTACTGGTTTTTGCCTATTATTTTTATCGTACAAGTAAGTTAAATAAACTACTAAACACGGCCAACACCGACCTGCAGGATTCGAACCGGGTTAAAGACAAGCTGTTCTCCATACTGGCGCATGACTTAAGGGCGCCGTTTGCTTCGGTAATTGACCTGTTATTTTTGCTCGATGATGACGATATCAACGGCGAAGAAAAATCGATGTTGATTAAAAGGTTAACCGCCGCCAGTAATGTATCATTAGAGACGTTGAACATGCTGCTCAAATGGGGCGAAATGCAGCTTAAAGGCGTAAGACTTAACAGTATGATTGTGCAGCCTAAACCAATCATACAACGAACTGTAGGCTTGCTCAAAGAGGCTGCTGAAAAGAAGATGATACAAATTCAGGATAAAGTAAGCGATAGTGTAGCCGTTATGGTTGATCCTAACCATTTTGAATTTGTATTGCGCAACCTACTATCAAACGCTGTAAAATTTACAGCAACAGGTGGGGTCATACAGATTGAGGCTGTGGTTAATCAGTTTGATAATCGTGTGCTATTTTCGGTAAAAGATAACGGCATTGGTATAAGTGCAGAGAGACTTCCGCTTGTTTTTGATATCGAAAACGTAAGCACCAAAGGCACTAACAATGAAACCGGTACCAGTTTGGGTTTGGTGATCTGCAAAGAGTTTATGGAGCTTAATAAAGGAAAAATATGGGTCGAAAGCCTTCTAAATCAAGGGTCCACCTTTTATTTCTCACTACCTTATTTTAAAATAGCAACTGAATCCAAGGCAATTAACATACCTGTATCCAAAGTATCAAGGGCTGGTCGGAAAGAGTCTAATAAACATTAACCGGCTACAACAACCTGCGCAGTATTACGGCTGGTTTGTTCGAGCAGTACGATCTTACCTTCAACCAACTCCTTAAGCAAACTGTATTGGTAATGCCTTAGTGTGATTAAGGATAAGCGGTTGTTATACTTTACGTTGAAATTTTCCCTTAACTCCAA
Protein-coding sequences here:
- a CDS encoding glutamine synthetase family protein encodes the protein MDKQQILEYLNQNDIHHIKFAFADVDGILRGKVIHRKKFEAGLDKGYGFCDVVFGWDSNDQGYDNVNVTGWHTGYPDKQCRIDLSTFRTIPWQDDMPFFMADFSGEGNDNVPCPRTLLKKIADECQALGFHPEFAQEFEWFNFKENPQSLQQKGFADMEPLTPGMFGYSILRTSQQSDFYFDLVNLLEQFDIQLEGLHTETGPGVYEAAIIHDHVVAAADKAALLKNAVKEIASKHGITATFMAKWTETLPGCSGHVHQSLWSLDKTTNLFYEPADEHNMSDTMKHYVAGQLYCLPHILPMYAPTINSYKRLVEGAWAPTTITWGIDNRTTALRILNSSSALTRVETRIPGADTNPYLALTAALASGLYGIKNKLPLTIAPVKGNGYLDKSNGSIASNLLEAATAMKNSAIARELFGNSFTKHFAHTRIWEWRQFSKQVTDWELKRYFEII
- a CDS encoding tetratricopeptide repeat protein codes for the protein MPLRKFILLTITALYLTIGYSRAEAPGNIPTGKASSALNMVDFDKLIKRYRYFKPDSAIFFANLALAQARQQHDDKSIANMLNQLGMIDDNKGDFETSRPKYLEALAIHRKTQNAVGEAAVIVRLGVVELRKGNYDKAIGYFLQSLKVSERSHNTAGRMEAYLTLAEGYMGQRKFDIALKYLNTAERINNTIPFSNLSLNIYNNFGVIYRELGMPAKAKAYLEKGIMLSDEPQYQGLNITLINNLAKVYNKEGNKAKSIELQITALQKARTIQNYLRELQTLTGLADTYGAANAKQALYYYRQALNLVEDKGAYKQQIDILGRLSELYKSEKDFKTALSMKELQNRLADSLFYKAMAKQVVSLQSEYQLYKSKAKVNELKQVNSSQEQQRNFYIGLTVASILTLLVFAYYFYRTSKLNKLLNTANTDLQDSNRVKDKLFSILAHDLRAPFASVIDLLFLLDDDDINGEEKSMLIKRLTAASNVSLETLNMLLKWGEMQLKGVRLNSMIVQPKPIIQRTVGLLKEAAEKKMIQIQDKVSDSVAVMVDPNHFEFVLRNLLSNAVKFTATGGVIQIEAVVNQFDNRVLFSVKDNGIGISAERLPLVFDIENVSTKGTNNETGTSLGLVICKEFMELNKGKIWVESLLNQGSTFYFSLPYFKIATESKAINIPVSKVSRAGRKESNKH